One region of Emys orbicularis isolate rEmyOrb1 chromosome 4, rEmyOrb1.hap1, whole genome shotgun sequence genomic DNA includes:
- the CIPC gene encoding LOW QUALITY PROTEIN: CLOCK-interacting pacemaker (The sequence of the model RefSeq protein was modified relative to this genomic sequence to represent the inferred CDS: deleted 1 base in 1 codon) has translation MERKYPSKESPRRLLTKLGNVMDMKRLTHQFSLAAAESDKESGFSDGSSEVLSSVELTNSENMLNALCWNTEDGPWQYSLATSNSFPALSHVVIMKNVLVKQGSSSSQLQSWTVQPSFEVIPGQPQLVFLHPAISSPINPHLFGEKRSDSTNYLPILNSYTKTAPHPSKRDRGWDLEERGRTSGQKWLCTDTAMSNKTSLLPSSACPQVSPDFKPAQDSTQQSSPALMADGKMSTIDGFQYISTAKQKAPGLIPFPPTGLLQISDRKSPEMENPVHHMVQLATCSPPLAAEELYTTPELLLQQQRKRFQNTFVVLHRSGLLEITLKTKELIHQNQVTQIELDRLKQQTQLFMEAIKSNAPQAWAELEASLTGSDKAHSSLEASPTYPNM, from the exons ATGGAGAGAAAGTACCCATCTAAAGAGAGCCCCAGAAGGCTATTAACCAAACTGGGCAATGTGATGGACATGAAGAGATTGACGCATCAGTTCAGCTTGGCAGCAGCTGAATCTGACAAAGAATCTGGATTCTCAG ATGGAAGTTCAGAG GTCTTGAGTTCTGTGGAGCTGACCAACTCAGAGAATATGCTGAATGCATTGTGTTGGAACACAGAGGATGGGCCCTGGCAGTACTCACTGGCCACAAGCAATTCCTTCCCAGCACTTTCTCATGTGGTCATAATGAAAAATGTACTGGTCAAACAG GGAAGCAGTTCATCGCAGCTTCAGTCTTGGACTGTTCAGCCATCTTTTGAAGTGATTCCAGGTCAGCCACAGCTAGTGTTTCTTCATCCAGCCATCTCCTCTCCCATTAACCCtcacctttttggtgaaaagagAAGTGACTCTACTAATTACCTGCCCATCCTGAACTCCTACACAAAGACAGCACCACATCCCAGCAAAAGAGATCGTGGCTGGGATTTGGAGGAAAGAGGGAGAACCAGTGGACAGAAATGGCTTTGCACAGATACTGCTATGTCCAATAAGACTAGTTTATTGCCCTCTAGTGCTTGCCCCCAAGTATCACCTGACTTTAAGCCTGCTCAGGACTCGACTCAGCAGAGTTCTCCAGCTTTGATGGCAGATGGAAAAATGTCAACTATTGATGGCTTTCAGTATATTTCTACTGCCAAACAAAAGGCCCCAGGTTTGATTCCCTTTCCCCCTACTGGACTCCTCCAGATATCAGACCGCAAATCTCCTGAGATGGAGAATCCAGTACATCATATGGTGCAATTAGCAACCTGCAGCCCACCTTTAGCAGCAGAAGAACTTTATACTACTCCTGAGCTATTGTTGCAGCAGCAACGCAAGCGCTTTCAGAATACCTTTGTTGTGCTGCACAGGTCTGGATTGCTGGAGATCACCTTGAAAACCAAGGAGCTGATTCATCAGAACCAGGTAACCCAGATTGAACTGGACCGACTGAAGCAGCAAACACAATTGTTCATGGAGGCAATAAAGAGCAATGCTCCTCAGGCCTGGGCAGAGCTAGAGGCATCCTTAACAGGGTCAGATAAAGCTCACAGCAGCCTTGAGGCTTCTCCTACATATCCCAACATGTAG